Below is a window of Gimesia chilikensis DNA.
TTCGACCGACTGCCCCGGAAAATCCACTATCGCGGTAAACACATCGGACTCTTCCAGACTGGTCGCATTGGTAATAAAGGTGCCGTTCATCAGGGCCAGCGCCTGCAAGATCGTAGCCCGGGGTTCCAACTGGTTTTCGGCCTCCGATTGAAACAGTTCGTAAATTTCCGCCTGGGGAGAATTCGTGCCTCCCGCGATCAATCGTGGATCCGTTTCTGTAGTCTGACGGAAGAACCCCGTTGCCTGGACCAGATTGGCAAAGATCTGTTCTGAGGTCAGCCCCCGTGTCGGCATTTTTCCATACCATTGTGCACGAGACTGGCTGGGATCGGTCTGGCGACTGGTGAGTTGATAGGTCTCAGAATTCGTGATTTCGCGAATCAGATATTTCAGATCGTAATCATGTTGCTGGAAGGCACGTGCCATGGCATCCAGCAGTTCCGGATGCGAAGCGGGGTTGGTCGCAGAAAAATCATCGACCGGGTCCACGATGCCTCGACCAAAGAACAGACTCCAGATTCGATTGACCGACGCCCTGGCAAAATAGGGGTTCTGTGAAGATGTGATCCATTCCGATAGCCGTTCCCGGGGCCCACGCTGATTCTGCTCCCAGTCGATCTCTTTTCCGTTCAGAAAGCTGGCTTCGACCAGTCGATTTGTATCGGGAATTTTGATCGCGGGTTTGCCGGTAACTTCTCTCAAGCTGAATCCAGTAATCAGATTATTCTGTTGGGACTGATCGAAATTGGCAAAGAAAGCCGCGAACTTCCAGAACTGCTCCTGCTTCCAGGTATCAAAAGGATGATCATGACACTGGGCACATTCAATCCGAACTCCCAGAAAGGCACGGGAAGTACTGGCAGCCAGACTCTCTGGTTTGAGCTGCTTAGCCACATAGAAAGCCCGCGGAGTGGGTTCCATTGTCTCTGCCTGTGCTGCGTCCTGATCAAAGGGCGCACCTATGATGGCTTGAGCCAAGGCAGCGTAGGAAGTGTCGTTTCTCAGTTGAGTTCGCAGCCAGGCTTCGAATTCCGGTACCTGTTGTCGTGCAAATGGATCTGTGCCGGCTTCGGGGATCAGGATCTCCCGCCAGAGGCTGGTGAAGTGGACCACGAACCCCGGACTGTCCAATAAGCGTTCAATTAACTGAGACCGCTTATTGGGAGTGGTATCTGCCAGAAACTGGCGTACTTCCGCTACCGGTGGAATTTTGCCGGACAGATCCAGGTAGACCCGCCTCATGAATTCTGCATCTGAAGCACGAGGGGCGATCTGAACCAGTTCACGTTGGTGGGCTTCTCGGATGAACTGATCGATCTGGCCGGCCAGCCGCTGTGGTTCACTGTCGGCTGCAGACTTTTCCGTGGCGACAATGATCGACTGCTGGCAGATCAGAAATAGTGCTGCCAGTAGCAGACTGCCCGCCTGATTACCTCGGTTGTGCTGATTTTCGCTGGCACTTAACACGGGTGCAGTCCTTAATGATAAACGGACAACGGATTCATTCAGTCTGAAAGAAATGATTGCCAGAAATGGCTTGATTACATATAGTCAATTGTACAATGAGCTTGCAGCAATACAAGGGCGTTCCCGGTCCCGACGCCAGAACCGGTCAGATCGAAATTCGTTACAGAAGCTCTGATCTTGAAATATTTTATGAAAGTTCATGAAATGCTGATTCACCCTTAGTAAGTTAGAGGCGAGAGTAAGTCCGTTTTGCTCAACTTTTTCTCCAGTTTAACGATTTTCTTACTGAAAGATGACATGTTGCTCCTGTCGAGTCTGCGTCAGCAGATGAAAAAACATAAAGATGACCTGCTGGTGATTGTCGGCGGTGCTGGATTGTTTATTTTCGGTTTCCTGGATGAGGGCCTGGCCTGGTTTTTCAAGTCGTCGGGTGTGCTCATGTTTCTCTGGGGCTGTGCGACCCTGTATGTGAATCTCAAATCGAGCGAACAGCAATAACAACGTCTCCGTCCAGAGACTGGTCGGGCGTTTTTGAGTGTGTTAACCATGAAAATCATTTCTATGACTCGTTCTATATCTTGCGTGCCGATCCTGTTCTGTGTGATGGCCTGTCTCTATAACGTCCCAGTTCTAGATGCAGGCGACTGGCCGATGTGGCGTTACGACGCCGGACATACTGCTTCCTCGCCTGATGCCCTGCCCGACCAGTTGACGCCTGTCTGGACCCGGAAATTCAGCCCCCGGAAACAGGTCTGGGATGATCCGTTGAACAATGACCTGATGACGTACGACAAAATCTTTGAACCGGTCGTCTTTGGCCAGCGGATGTTTGTCGGGTTTAACGACGCCGATAAACTCGTCGCTCTGGATACTCGGACCGGGGAGACGCTCTGGACGTACTTCACCGATGGTCCCGTTCGTTTTTCGCCGGTTGCGACGGAAGACCGGGTCTACCTGGTCAGTGATGACGGACACCTCTATTGCCTCAACAGCAGCGACGGAACTTTGATCTGGAAGTTTCGTGGCGCGCCAGCGGCGCAGAAGACATTGGGAAATCAGCGGGTGATTTCTGCCTGGCCTGCCCGTGGCGGTCCTGTTTTATACGACGATCAGATTTACTTCGCAGCCAGTATCTGGCCGTTTATGGGGACGTTCATTTATGCCCTGGATGCAGAGACTGGAGCGGTCACCTGGGTGAATGACTCGACCAGCGCCAGCTACATCAAACAGCCGCATAGCGCCCCTTCTTTTGCGGGTGTGGCGCCACAGGGCACGCTCGTGGCAACTGAAGAACTGCTATTGGTGCCCGGCGGTCGTTCTGTACCAGCAGCCCTGGATCGTAAGACCGGCGAGCTGAAATACTTTCACCTGGGAGGCAAAGGGAACGGCGGATCGTTCGTGATTTCAGGCGAGAAAGAATTCTTTGTGCATACCCGCTATCGGGGAGTTCGCGCTTACAATCTGGAAACCGGATTGCCCAACCTGTACGTGCACAATGAACCGGTACTCCACGACGAACAGATCTATTCCGCCAGTCTCAAAGATAAACAGCCGGTGCTGGAAGCCTTTAATCGCCAGCATAAGGCACTCTGGTCTCTCCCCGTCGATGGACAGGGAGATCTGATCCGAGCCGGAAATCGTCTCTACGCAGTGGGTGAGCAGACGCTTTCCGCTATCGAACTGCCGGCCAGTCCAGAAGCCAAACCGCAGGTTGCCTGGCAACACCCCATTACCGGAAGCGTCGCTCGTTTACTGGCTGCAGATAACAGGCTCTTCGCGGTCACTCAGGAGGGCGATATCATGGCGTTCGCCGCACCGGGAGAGCAGAGTGAGTCAAACGTCGCGGATACTAAACCTGAAACGAAACCAGCCGTCGATCCCGCTGCAACGGAACTAGCTGCCAGGATTCTGAAACAGACCGAAACCCGTACCGGGTATGCCGTTTGTGTGGGCGGAGATAATCCTGATTTACTGGACGCTTTCCTGCGACTCTCTCCATTACAACTGGTGGTACTGGAGCCTGATGCGCAGCGTGTCACTGCTCTCCGCAAACGTTTCGATGCTCGCGGGGAATATGGCACGCGTATCTCGGTTCACCAGGGAACTCCTGAAAGTTTCCAGGCACCACAGCACATTGCCCGGGTGACGATCGTCAGCGCTCCGCAGGTGGAATTGCTGACGAGTGCCTCCCTGCAGCAAATTTATCGTTCGGTTCGCCCGTATGGCGGTGTCATCTGGATTCCTGCAGCAGACGAGCATTTCGAGTCTCTCAAGAATATGATCGGTCAGGCGCAGCTTCCTAAAGCTGAGTTGACTGAACTGGCCGATGGTCTCCTCATTCGCCGAGTGGGGGCACTGCCTGACTCGGCCGACTGGACACACCAGTATGGGGATATCGCGAATAGTGTGAAATCGAATGACAAGCGAGTTAAACTGCCGTTAGGTGTCCTCTGGTTTGGCGGTAATTCGCACGACGATGTACTCCCGCGACACGGGCATGGCCCGCCTGAGCAGGTCATCGGCGGTCGCACATTCCTGGAAGGCATGAACAGCCTGAGTGCCCGCGACGTCTACACGGGGGCAGTACTCTGGAGACGTGAATTTGACGACCTGGGCACGTTTGGCATCTATTTCAATTCGACTTATGCCGACACACCATTGAGTACACAATACAACCAGAAACATATTCCCGGTGCGAACGCCCGCGGTACAAACTATATCGCCACAGCGGAAGAGGTCTATCTGGCCATTGGTCCGGAGTGCCATGTACTGAGTGCCGTTGATGGGCAGACGCAACGCATCATCAAACTGCCGGATCCTAAAAAAGACTGGGCCTTTATTGCTGTAGACCAGGATATCCTGCTGGCCGGAAATGGATTTGCTCATTACGGCAAAAAAGTTGAGGAGAAAGCAGGCAAGGATGGCCCCGCGGCAACTGACTTGTCGGCCAGTCGGGGGTTGATCGCCTTTGATCGTCGGTCGGGGGAAAAGCTCTGGCAGGTCGATGCCGTGCATTCATTCTTACACAACGGAATCGTTGCAGGACGGAATCGGTTGTACTGCCTCGACAAACTCCCAGCGAGTGCAGAGAAAAAACTGTCGCGGCGCGGCATGGCTGATCCTTCACAGTATCGCATTCTCTGCCTGGATCTGCAGACCGGGAAGGAACTCTGGTCGACGAAGGAAAGCATTTTTGGTTCCTGGCTGGGCTACTCTGAAAAACATGATCTGCTGTTGCAGGCCGGTGCCCGGGCCAGCGATCGCCTCAGTGACGAAGTGGGCCAGGGAATGATTGCCTACCAGGCCGATGACGGCTCCATCCTCTGGCAAAAGAAGGATCAGAAATATACCGGTCCGCTGGTGCTGCACAACGATCTGATTATCACTTCGGCTAATTCGTATCAGGTATCAGGGGGCGCCTTTCACATCAGGGACGGTAGTCCTTACACGATTACGAATCCAATTACCCGCGAAAAAGAGCCCCTGAAGTTTTCCCGTACCTATGGTTGCAATTATGTGATCGCCAGTGAGAATCTGCTGACGTTCCGATCTGGGGCTGCGGGATTTTATGATCTGGCCAACCAGAGTGGAACCGGAAATTTCGGCGGGTTCAAATCGAGTTGTACTTCGAACCTGGTTGTGGCGAACGGCGTGTTGAATGCACCCGACTACACGCGCACCTGCAGTTGCTCCTATCAGAACCAGACTTCCCTGGCGTTGATTCATATGCCTGAAATCGAAATCTGGACCAACAGTCAGTTACAGGACGCTGCGGAATCGACGGGAGTGGTGAAACAGGCGGGGATCAATTTCGGTGCCCCCGGAGATCGCAGGGCAGACACCGGTACTCTCTGGCTGGATTATCCCAGCGTGGGTGGGGAGTCTCCCGATTTAGCCGTCACCATCGCGAACAAAAACTATCGTACCTTCCGCCACCATTCACTTAAAATCAACGATTCGCCGTCGAAACCGGGATTGAGCTGGGTCGCTGCTTCCGGCATAGAAGATCCGCAGAAGATTACGATTGCCATCCGCCAGGAGGATTCGGCTAAACAAGGAGAAGGCATTCCGGTGGCCAGTGTAGACGATGACGCCGAGGAGAACTCCAAGGGGAACGTCAGCATGAACAGCAGCGATCTGGAGCTGACGATGGATGGCGGTGATCCCCAGGTCGTAGCGATTCGTTTCACCGATATCCCCCTGTCGCGCGCTGATGAACTGGATGCAGCCTATATTCAATTCACTGTCGATGAGACGGGTAAGAAAGAGTGCCAGCTGAAAATCCAGGGCGAGCTGACAGTTAATTCGAAACCGCTGATGGAAGCAAAACACAACCTCTCCAGCCGCAAACGGACGCGGGCTGTCGTTGCCTGGTCGCCTCCTGCCTGGACCAAGGTGGATGCTGCTGGAGAAGCACAACGGACACCCGATCTGAAACCCATTCTGGATGAAATTCGCCAGCAGCCCGGCTGGAAACCGGGCAATCCGATTTCATTGATCATCACCGGTACGGGCACACGCACGGCCCGCTCTTATCGGGGACCGACTTCCGGATCGGCGCGGCTGGTACTGAAAAAGAAAGAGTCACCGGTTGAGAACCGTGCTGAAGATGTCGCAGCGAAAACGAATGAAAATGCCAGACGCTATTCAGTTCGTCTGACCTTCAATGAACCGAACATGAAACTCAAAATCGGGGAACGAAAGTTTGATGTATTCCTGCAGGGAGAACGGGTGCTGCAGGACTTCGACATTCTGGCCGAGACTGGTCAGCCCATGCGGAGCCTGGTCAAGGAAATCCCCGGAGTGGTTGTAGCTGATCAGCTGGTGCTGGAATTCAAGTCTGTTCGTGGTTCTCAAGCAGTCCCCCTGATCTCGGGTGTTGAGCTGATCAGTGAG
It encodes the following:
- a CDS encoding DUF1549 and DUF1553 domain-containing protein: MLSASENQHNRGNQAGSLLLAALFLICQQSIIVATEKSAADSEPQRLAGQIDQFIREAHQRELVQIAPRASDAEFMRRVYLDLSGKIPPVAEVRQFLADTTPNKRSQLIERLLDSPGFVVHFTSLWREILIPEAGTDPFARQQVPEFEAWLRTQLRNDTSYAALAQAIIGAPFDQDAAQAETMEPTPRAFYVAKQLKPESLAASTSRAFLGVRIECAQCHDHPFDTWKQEQFWKFAAFFANFDQSQQNNLITGFSLREVTGKPAIKIPDTNRLVEASFLNGKEIDWEQNQRGPRERLSEWITSSQNPYFARASVNRIWSLFFGRGIVDPVDDFSATNPASHPELLDAMARAFQQHDYDLKYLIREITNSETYQLTSRQTDPSQSRAQWYGKMPTRGLTSEQIFANLVQATGFFRQTTETDPRLIAGGTNSPQAEIYELFQSEAENQLEPRATILQALALMNGTFITNATSLEESDVFTAIVDFPGQSVEQKIEAFYLSTLSRPPTSAEQNRLKSYITASEDQTDAYANLFWALLNSSEFLLNH
- a CDS encoding outer membrane protein assembly factor BamB family protein, translated to MTRSISCVPILFCVMACLYNVPVLDAGDWPMWRYDAGHTASSPDALPDQLTPVWTRKFSPRKQVWDDPLNNDLMTYDKIFEPVVFGQRMFVGFNDADKLVALDTRTGETLWTYFTDGPVRFSPVATEDRVYLVSDDGHLYCLNSSDGTLIWKFRGAPAAQKTLGNQRVISAWPARGGPVLYDDQIYFAASIWPFMGTFIYALDAETGAVTWVNDSTSASYIKQPHSAPSFAGVAPQGTLVATEELLLVPGGRSVPAALDRKTGELKYFHLGGKGNGGSFVISGEKEFFVHTRYRGVRAYNLETGLPNLYVHNEPVLHDEQIYSASLKDKQPVLEAFNRQHKALWSLPVDGQGDLIRAGNRLYAVGEQTLSAIELPASPEAKPQVAWQHPITGSVARLLAADNRLFAVTQEGDIMAFAAPGEQSESNVADTKPETKPAVDPAATELAARILKQTETRTGYAVCVGGDNPDLLDAFLRLSPLQLVVLEPDAQRVTALRKRFDARGEYGTRISVHQGTPESFQAPQHIARVTIVSAPQVELLTSASLQQIYRSVRPYGGVIWIPAADEHFESLKNMIGQAQLPKAELTELADGLLIRRVGALPDSADWTHQYGDIANSVKSNDKRVKLPLGVLWFGGNSHDDVLPRHGHGPPEQVIGGRTFLEGMNSLSARDVYTGAVLWRREFDDLGTFGIYFNSTYADTPLSTQYNQKHIPGANARGTNYIATAEEVYLAIGPECHVLSAVDGQTQRIIKLPDPKKDWAFIAVDQDILLAGNGFAHYGKKVEEKAGKDGPAATDLSASRGLIAFDRRSGEKLWQVDAVHSFLHNGIVAGRNRLYCLDKLPASAEKKLSRRGMADPSQYRILCLDLQTGKELWSTKESIFGSWLGYSEKHDLLLQAGARASDRLSDEVGQGMIAYQADDGSILWQKKDQKYTGPLVLHNDLIITSANSYQVSGGAFHIRDGSPYTITNPITREKEPLKFSRTYGCNYVIASENLLTFRSGAAGFYDLANQSGTGNFGGFKSSCTSNLVVANGVLNAPDYTRTCSCSYQNQTSLALIHMPEIEIWTNSQLQDAAESTGVVKQAGINFGAPGDRRADTGTLWLDYPSVGGESPDLAVTIANKNYRTFRHHSLKINDSPSKPGLSWVAASGIEDPQKITIAIRQEDSAKQGEGIPVASVDDDAEENSKGNVSMNSSDLELTMDGGDPQVVAIRFTDIPLSRADELDAAYIQFTVDETGKKECQLKIQGELTVNSKPLMEAKHNLSSRKRTRAVVAWSPPAWTKVDAAGEAQRTPDLKPILDEIRQQPGWKPGNPISLIITGTGTRTARSYRGPTSGSARLVLKKKESPVENRAEDVAAKTNENARRYSVRLTFNEPNMKLKIGERKFDVFLQGERVLQDFDILAETGQPMRSLVKEIPGVVVADQLVLEFKSVRGSQAVPLISGVELISED